The Arthrobacter sp. Marseille-P9274 DNA segment CCTGAACGAGTCGGCGCGCTCCCGCCTCCGCCGGGAGTCCTTCGGGTTCGTCTTCCAGCAGGGTCTGCTCATCCCGGAGCTGACCGCGCTGGAGAATGTGGCCATCGCGCTGATGCTCAACGGCATGGACCGGACGACGGCGGAGCAAGCGTCCGCGGGTTGGCTTCAGTCGCTGGGCCTCGTCGGCATGGAGCACCGCCGGATCGGAGAGCTGTCCGGCGGCCAGGCCCAGCGCGTGGCTATCGCCCGGGCCCAGGTCACGGGAGCGGGCGTGATCTTCGCCGACGAACCCACGGGCGCACTGGATTCGGCGACCTCGGCCGAGGTCATGCAGGTCCTGCTGGATTCCAGCACGGGCGCCGGCAAGACCCTGGTCGTCGTGACCCATGACGACGCCGTGGCGTCCCGTTGCACCCGCGTCGTCAGCTTGCAGGACGGCCGCCTGGTCGGCGATAGCGCCGGCGGTGCCCGATGAGCACCGCCGTCGTAAATCTCCGCTCCGCCGTCCGGCTGGCCTGGCTGCTGTCCCGTCCCGGAGCAACGGGAGGGTCCGCAGCGGCCCTGCCGGTCTTGGCCTTCGGGCTCGTCACCACGCTGCTGCTGACCGTGCTCGCCGGCGCCCTGTCCTTCTTCCGCTGGCAGGACCCCATCGCCGGCCTCTACCAGCTGCTGGCCGTGCTGGCGCTGGTGCTGCTGGTGCTGCCGCTGCTCACGCTCGGCGGCGCCTCGGCCCGGCTGTCCGCGCGGCGGCGCGACGACCGGCTGTCCGCCCTCCGCCTGCTCGGGGCCACGCCGTCGACCGTTGGCATCATCACCGTGCTCGAATCCACCGCCCTGGCGGCGGCCGGGGCGGTAGCCGGCGTGGCGGGCTATCTGCTGCTGGCGCCGCTGGTCCAGCTGATCGAGTTCCGCGGAGCGCCGATTGGCCCGGCCTTCTGGCTCAACCCGCTGGCGGTTGCCGCAGTTGCCGCCGCGGTGGTGCTGCTGGCCGCCGTGAGCGCTGCCGCTGGCCTCCGCAAGGTTGTCATCTCGCCGCTCGGCGTGCGCACCCGGCAGGCACCGGCCAAGGTGCACTGGCTCCGCGGCGTCCTCGGGGCGCTGGTGATCATCGCCGGATTCGCCGCCGTGAGCACGGGCTACGCTTCGGCTGCCATCGCCATCGCCGTGGTCCTGGGCACGTTCGTCGCCGGGCTCGGCGTGCTGAACCTGCTCGGTCCATGGGTGGTCTCCGTGCTGGGCCGCCGGCAGCTGCGCACGGCTTCGACGGCAGGGAAGCTCCTGGCGGCGCGGGCCATCCTGGAATCGCCGAAGGCTGCGTGGCGGCAGGTCAGTGGCGTCGCGATGACCAGTTTCGTGGCGGTTTTCGGCGGCACCGGAGCCGCGCTGGCAGCCGCGAGCCCGCAGGAGACCGTCGGCCCGGAGCAGTTCGTGGCGGGCGATATCCGCACCGGCATCCTGGTCACCATCATCGTTTCGTTCCTCATGGTGGCGTGCTCGGCCGGCGTGAACCAGGCCGCCGCGGTGCTGGACCGGGCCGACCTGTACAGCAGCCTGGACAAGCTGGGCATGCCGCGGCGCGTCATGGACCGAGCACGCATCCGCGCCGTGATGCTCCCGCTGCTGCTGGTAAGCCTGGGCTCCGCGGCGGTCGCGGCACTGCTGGTGCTGCCGCTGGCCGGCCTGGCCCTGGTCATGGCGCCGCTGTCCGTGCTGACCCTCGCGGCCTGCCTCGCGGCAGGGATCGGCGTCGTCCGCGGCGGCTTGTGGGCCACCGGGCCCGTCATGGCCAAGGTCCTCGAACCCGCCCGCTGACGACGCGAGCGGCGCCCCACGTACAGGGCGGGGCGCCGCCGTCGTTATGGTCCTGCCGGTCCGGGCGCAGCTTGCTTCACGCCGCTGGCCCCGGAACTACCCGCAGGGGTGAAGTCCGTGGACCCGATGAACTCCGGCCGGGGTGCGGCCGCTGCGTAGGGCTCCTGCGCCGCGTTCTCCACCGAGTTGAACACGATGAACACGTTCGAGCGGGGGAAGGGCGTGACGTTGCCGTTCGAGGCGTGCATGCAGTTCGAGTCGAACATGATGGCGCCGCCGGCCCTGCCCTCGAGCACGTCGATGCCGAAGCGGTCGGCGAACTCCGTCAGCGTGGCCTTGTCCGGTGTGCCGGCGCCCTGCATGACCAGGGACTTCTTGTAGTTGTCCTCCGGGGTGGCGCCGTCGCAGGAGACGTACTCCTTGTGGGAGCCGGGCATGATCATCAGCGGCCCGTTGAAGGAATAGTTGTCGGTCAGCGAGATCGAGATGCTGACCGCGCGCATCCCCGGCATGCCATCCTCTGCGTGCCAGGTCTCGAAGTCCGAGTGCCACATGAATTCCTTGCCCTCGAAGCCGGGCTTGAAGTTCACGCGGGACTGGTGGATGTACACGTCGGAGCCGAGCAACTGCCTGGCCCTGCCCACCACGCGGGGGTCGTTGGCGATGCGCTTGAAGACCTCGCTGATCTTGTGCACCTCGAAGACAGAGCGCACTTCCTGGCTCTTGGCCTCCACGATGCAGCGTTCGTCCGCGCGCACGGCAGGATCCGCGGAGAGCCGCTCCAGCTCCGCCCGCAGCTCCTCCAGCTCGGCCGGCGTGACCAGTTCGTCGATGGCCAGGTAGCCCGTCGCCTCGTAGTGGTCCAGGGTGGCCTGGTCCAGCGGTCCGTCCGCTTCGCCGCCCCAGACGACCTTGTCCTCGCGCGGAAGGACCCGGGCTTCGCCGCCGCGGGTGGGGTAGGTATCGATTCGGTTCTGTTCTGCGATTGCAGTCATGCGTCCCTCCTCGGGTGTTGTCGGTTTGTTTCCCGTAAGGAAAAAGCCCGGGCGGCTTGCGCCGTCCGGACTCTTCCTGGCTAGTGGGCCCTTAGGCCGGTTCTTCAACCACCAGCGGGTACACGCCGTTCTCATCGTGTACCTCCCGGCCGGTGACCGGCGGGTTGAAGACGCAGGCCATGCGCAGCTCGGTGGTGGCGCGCACGGTGTGCTTCTCGTTGCCGTCCAGCAGGTACATCGTGCCGTCCTTGATCTCATGGACTTCACCGGTGACCTCGTTGGTCAGGGTGCCCTCGCCCTGGACGCAGTACACGGCCTCGATGTGGTTGGCGTAGTGGAAGGTCGACGTGGTGCCCGCGTAGATCACGGTGTCGTGGAAGGAGAAACCCACTCCCTCGCGTGCCAGGACCATGCGGCGGCTGCGCCATGTCTCGGACTTGATATCCCGGTCGGTATCGTTCAGGTCATTCAGGTTGGTTACCAGCATGCATAACTCCTTGTTCCTCGATGCGGTCGGTTCGGTTGCGGGCCCCGGCGGGCCCGGCGGAAGGTCCCTTAGAGGGCTCCCGCAAGTTCACGGGTACCGGCGACGGCGTTGGTCGCCTCGATCAGGATGTCCAGTCCGCGGTCCAGCTCGTCCGCGCTGATGGTCAGCGCCGGCATCACCTTGACCACTTCGCTTTCCGGGCCCGAGGTCTCGACCAGCAGCCCGCGGTCGAAAGCGGCCGCGGCAATCTTGCCCGCGGTGTCCGGGTCGGGGAAGACGACGCCGGCCAGCAGCCCGCGGCCGCGCACGGCGGCACCTTCCACCGAGGAGGCGATGCGCTCCAGGCCCTCGTGCAGCTGCACGATTCGGGCGCCCACCTGCTGCTGGAACTTGCCGTCGGCCCAGTAGGTTTCGAGCGCGGCCGCGGCCGTGACGAAGGCGGGGTTGTGGCCGCGGAAGGTGCCGTTGTGCTCGCCCGGCGTCCAGGCATCCAGCTCGGGGCGGAAGAGCGTCAGCGCCATCGGCAGGCCGAAGCCGGAGATCGACTTGGACAGGCAGACGATGTCCGGCGTGATGCCGGCGCCCTCGAAGCTGAAGAACGTGCCGGTGCGGCCGCAGCCGGCCTGTACGTCATCGACGATCAGCAGGATGTCATGCTTCTTGCACAGCTCGGACAACCCGCGCAGCCAGGCCGCCCGGGCCGCGTTGAGGCCGCCCTCGCCCTGCACGGTTTCCACGATGATGCCGGCCGGCTTGTCCACGCCGGAACCGCTGTCCTCAAGGACGCGCTCCAGCCACAGGAAGTCTGCGGTTTCGCCGTCGAAGTAGTCGTCGTAGGGGATCTTCGAGCTGTTGGTCAGCGGAATCCCGGCACCCTTGCGCTTCATGGAGTTGCCCGTGACGGACAACGAACCCAGTGTCATGCCGTGGAAGGCATTGGTGAAGCTCAGGATGTGCTGGCGTCCGGTGATCTTGCGGGCCAGCTTCAGCGCCGCCTCCACGGTGTTGGTACCCGTGGGGCCGGGGAACATGACCTTGTAGTCCAGGTTCCTCGGCTTGAGGATGACGTCCTCAAAGGTCTGCAGGAACTTCCGCTTGGCCGGCGTCTTCATGTCCAGGGAGTGGACGATCGCCCCGCTGCGAAGGTACTCGAGCAGCGGTTCCAGCAGCGCCGGGTTGTTGTGGCCGTAGTTCAGCGCGCCGGCGCCGGAGAAGAAGTCCAGGTACTCGGCGCCGTCCTCGGTGTAGACCGTGCTGCCCTGGGCCCGTTCGAAAACGGCCGGCCAGCTGCGGCAATAGCTGCGAACCTCTGATTCACGTGTTTCAAAAATATCCATCATCAAACGCTTCCTTTCAGGTCGCCGCGGCGTTTCCAGAATTTGGCGCGGTAAATCGCCGCCGCGGATTGTTTAATCGAGCGTGTTAGTGGGAAAAGGGATTAATTGAGCGGGCCGATCCGGAACAGGAATTCGGTGTCGTGGGTATCCGGATACTGGTCCCGCGTGAACAGGGGCTCCCGTTCCAAGTCGGCACTCCGGCGCGCCGCGAAGCCAGTGAAGAGCCTGATTGACGCCTGATTGTCACCGGTAATCGTGGTCTCGACCCGTCGCGCGCCCGTCTGCCGGGCAAGCCGGTCCAGCATTGAGCCGGCCAGCCGCCTGCCGCGGAAGGACTCATCGACGGCGACCTGCCACACCATCAGCGTGCCGGGCTCGTCCGGCCGCAGGTACCCGGTGATGAAGCCTGCCGGCTGGTCGTCCACCGTCGCCAGGATCGACGTGTCGGCGAAATCACGGCACCAGAGCAGGTAGGAGTAGGAGGAATTCAAATCGAGCACCTGGGAATCCTTGGCCATGCGCCAAAGATGCTTTCCATCGTGCAGGGTTGGTTTGCGGAATCTTGCTTCTACACTCGTGTCGGTCAGGTTTTCTGCGAGTTCGTGAACCATCTATTCGACCGTATCGGGAATCGAATCGTAATCAAGCTGAGAACCCCGGATTTGACAGCTTCCGAAGCCCTTTGGGGCGGCCGACGCCCGATCCGCCCATTCCGGTTTTGGCCTTTGTTTGCGCGGCGATCCGGGAAACGACGACGCCGGGAATCGCGCGCGAAGCCATCGTTACCGTTTCGTTACATTTGCTATGTGACAGCCTTCGCCCGTGGCCCCGGACGCGTGAAAGCGCCACCACCGGGACGGTGTCCGGTGATGGCGCTTCGGGGGTGGGCCCTGCGGGGATCGAACCCGCGACCCGCGGATTAAAAGTCCGATGCTCTACCAACTGAGCTAAAGGCCCGCCGGCCGGGAAAAAGCGCGCTGGAAAGCGCACCCGGTTCCGGCCGTGCACCAGTTTATCGCAAGCCCGCGCCGATCCTGAACAGCCCCAATCCCCTCGACCGCACCAGAGGGCAGGAGTATGGTCAAGGCATGAGCCCCAACAGCGCAAATGAAGCCCCGAGGCCGCACAAGCCCAAGCCGTTTGCCCCGCTGGACTTCGAAGGATTCACCGGCGGCGCAGACCCCGCACGTGTCTCGGAAGCGGCCCATCTCGCGGCACAGGCACTGGTTCGCCACGGGCGCCAGTCGACCGACCCCGAGGTGACGGAGCGCTTGGTCAAGCTCGCGGACCGGCAGGGCCTGGACGCGATCGCCGAGATGTGGGCGGAGAGCCCGGCCCGGTCATTGCCAGGAGCCCTCTGGCGGCTCTACGCCCTGCGTACCGCCACCCGGCAGAACCCCGAACGCATGGCCGCCTTTTTCAAGGCAGGAAAGGACGTCGCCGAAGTCTCCAAGGCGGTGGCCGGTGTTGCCGAACCCCCTGGAGCCGACGAAGTGACCAAGATGGCGGACACCATCCTCTCCGGAGCATTCGACGGCGACTTCGACGTTGCCCTCGACCGCTCCGCTGCCTTCTGCCGTGTCGTGGCCCTCGGCCAGACTCATCACGCGGACGCCGCAGACACATCGAACGAGAACCACGCCAGCAAGCTGACCCAGAGCTCCCACCGGCTGGTCAAAACCGCCGAGGACCTGGAAGCCGCGGCCGCCGCCTGGCGCCGCGGAGAGCTGGACTGAACGGCCCGGGAGCCGGAACATGCCCCGCAGCGCGGGGCATGTTAGCCCTGCGATGGAACGTTTTCTACCCGGTTTGGCGAACTTTTTCCAGACATTCAACCACGGTTGACATCACTGTCCGGGCGTAGAAAACTGAAGGTGGTGTCGAACTGTGGCAGCCCCGGGCTCCAACTTTTAGCCGCTTCGAGCGGCCATCCGCCGAGAGGCGCTCCCAGTTCGGCACCATTATTCTTGTTCTCTCGCAGACGCTAGGCTTAGCTGTGCGGACTTTCCCCTGTCCGCCGAATTGTTCCCCTCTAGCTCGAGACCCCCGGTGAAACAGTGAAGCTCAGTCTCTTCCCGAAAGAGAACAAAAGCCTTGAAATGCTGGCCGACATGGCGGCCCTGTTCCGCGACGGCGTCACCACCCTTTCCGAATGCCTGGGAGCGCCTGCGGGCCAGTACGAGCAGTTGGCGGAGGACCTCCACCGCAAGGACGCGCGGATTTCGGAACTTCACTTTGCGATGCTCTCCCTCGTGCGGACCAGCTTCATCACGCCGCTGCCGCGCGAAGACCTCTGCCAGATCTCCCGCTGCCTGGTGGAGGGCTTCGAGAGGCTGGACTGCGCGGCCGAGCTGATGGCACTGAACCAGGTGAAGCGGCTTTCCGGACGTGCCTCTGAACAGCTTGAGGTGATTGGCCGGATGTCGGATCTCACCGCCTCAGCGATGGGACGACTGAGCTCGCTCAGTGATCTGGATGAATACTGCATGGACATGCTGCAGTTGGCACGCCGGGCCGAACGGACCCACCGGAAGTGGATCTCGGAGGACCTCCGGAACCTCAAACCGGCCACCTACGTGACCCACCGCGACGTCGCGGACGAACTGATCCACGCAACGCGCGAACTGCGCCGCATCTCGACACATGTCGCCCAGATCCTGGTCAAGGAATCGTAGGTGGAGCTGCTCCTTCTCGGGGTAGTCATCGCGGTCTCCGGCTGCTTCGCCTTCATCAACGGCTTCCATGACGTCTCCAACTCCATAGCCACGGCGGTACGGACCCGCTCGCTCCTGCCCCGGGTCGCCGTCGTTCTTGCCGCCTTCTTCAACTTCCTCGGCGTGCTGATGTCAGGCACCATCGCACTGCTCATCAGCACCCAATGGTTCAGCATTCCCGAGGGCAGCGCCGGCCTCGGCATCCTCATGGCCGGCCTGCTCGCAGCCTGCGGCTGGGGCATCTTCACGTGGTGGCGGCGCATGCCGTCCTCCTCGACCCACGCCCTGTTCGGCGGCCTGTGGGGGGCGGATTTCGCCGCAACGTTCCTGGGCCGCCCGAATGTCACGGCCTCCCACGATTTCCTCGCGGGACAGCTGTTCCTTCCGCTGCTGCTGTCCCCCGTGCTTGCCTTCGGGATCGCTTATCTGGCCGTATACCCGGCTGTCTGGATCTCGCGCTATGACACCCCCGTGGAATCGAACCGCACGAACCGCACAGCCCAGGCCGTCCTGGCCGGAGCCTTCTCACTGGGCCACGGCCTGCAGGACGGCCAACGCACCGTCGCGGTCGTGGTGCTGGCCCTGGGCGCCGCCGGTCTCGCCGGCAACAGCGCGGAGATACCCATGTGGGTGCAGCTGTTCGCCGGTACACTGCTCGCCACGGGCACGCTGTTCGGCGGCTGGAGGATCGTGCAAACCCTGGGCTACCGGCTGGTGCGCATCGACCCGCTCCGCGGCGCCATCGCGCAAGGCGTCAGCTCCATAATGCTCTTTGTGGGGGCCCTCGGATTGCACATGCCCCTCTCCAGCACCCACACGGTGGCCTCGGGGATCCTCGGAGCCGGGTCCAACCAGCGGTTCGCGGCGGTGCGCTGGCGGGTTGCCCTGCGGGTGCTGCTGGTCTGGGCGCTCACGGCCTTTGCCAGCGCCCTGCTCGGCGCCGTCCTCTTTCTGGCGCTCGATCCCCTCCTGTAGCCGGCAGCGGGCCCGGCGGCAGCGCCACCGGGCCCGTGCTGGCTAGTAAGTGCAGGGCGGCCGGGTCCCTACGTGGCGGCGCAGCCGACACGAAAGGGCCCGCCCTGCACGTTATCCGAAGCGGCCGGAGACGTAGTCTTCGGTGGACTTCTGGGCCGGGTTGTTGAAGATCGCCGTCGTGTCGTTGTACTCGATGAGCTTGCCGGGCTTGCCGGTGCCGGCGATGTTGAAGAACGCCGTCTTGTCCGACACACGCGCGGCCTGCTGCATGTTGTGGGTCACGATGACCACGGTGTACTCGGTCTTGAGTTCCTCGATGAGGTCCTCGATGGCAAGGGTGGAGATCGGGTCCAGCGCGGAGCAGGGCTCGTCCATCAGGATCACCTGCGGGGCGACCGCGATGGCACGGGCAATGCAAAGACGCTGCTGCTGGCCGCCGGAGAGACCGGATCCCGGCTTGTCCAGCCGGTCTTTGACCTCGTTCCAGAGGTTCGCGCCGGAGAGGGACTTCTCCACGAGGGCGTCCGCATCCGACTTGCTGATCCGCTTGTTGTTCAGCTTTACGCCGGCAAGCACGTTGTCGCGGATCGACATGGTCGGGAATGGGTTGGGCCGCTGGAACACCATTCCG contains these protein-coding regions:
- a CDS encoding ABC transporter ATP-binding protein; protein product: MTKTYGSTTALSGLTLNIRAGESVAIMGTSGSGKTTLLHCLAGIVLPDSGQVMLSTATDSTQISSLNESARSRLRRESFGFVFQQGLLIPELTALENVAIALMLNGMDRTTAEQASAGWLQSLGLVGMEHRRIGELSGGQAQRVAIARAQVTGAGVIFADEPTGALDSATSAEVMQVLLDSSTGAGKTLVVVTHDDAVASRCTRVVSLQDGRLVGDSAGGAR
- a CDS encoding FtsX-like permease family protein — its product is MSTAVVNLRSAVRLAWLLSRPGATGGSAAALPVLAFGLVTTLLLTVLAGALSFFRWQDPIAGLYQLLAVLALVLLVLPLLTLGGASARLSARRRDDRLSALRLLGATPSTVGIITVLESTALAAAGAVAGVAGYLLLAPLVQLIEFRGAPIGPAFWLNPLAVAAVAAAVVLLAAVSAAAGLRKVVISPLGVRTRQAPAKVHWLRGVLGALVIIAGFAAVSTGYASAAIAIAVVLGTFVAGLGVLNLLGPWVVSVLGRRQLRTASTAGKLLAARAILESPKAAWRQVSGVAMTSFVAVFGGTGAALAAASPQETVGPEQFVAGDIRTGILVTIIVSFLMVACSAGVNQAAAVLDRADLYSSLDKLGMPRRVMDRARIRAVMLPLLLVSLGSAAVAALLVLPLAGLALVMAPLSVLTLAACLAAGIGVVRGGLWATGPVMAKVLEPAR
- the thpD gene encoding ectoine hydroxylase; this translates as MTAIAEQNRIDTYPTRGGEARVLPREDKVVWGGEADGPLDQATLDHYEATGYLAIDELVTPAELEELRAELERLSADPAVRADERCIVEAKSQEVRSVFEVHKISEVFKRIANDPRVVGRARQLLGSDVYIHQSRVNFKPGFEGKEFMWHSDFETWHAEDGMPGMRAVSISISLTDNYSFNGPLMIMPGSHKEYVSCDGATPEDNYKKSLVMQGAGTPDKATLTEFADRFGIDVLEGRAGGAIMFDSNCMHASNGNVTPFPRSNVFIVFNSVENAAQEPYAAAAPRPEFIGSTDFTPAGSSGASGVKQAAPGPAGP
- a CDS encoding ectoine synthase; its protein translation is MLVTNLNDLNDTDRDIKSETWRSRRMVLAREGVGFSFHDTVIYAGTTSTFHYANHIEAVYCVQGEGTLTNEVTGEVHEIKDGTMYLLDGNEKHTVRATTELRMACVFNPPVTGREVHDENGVYPLVVEEPA
- the ectB gene encoding diaminobutyrate--2-oxoglutarate transaminase; its protein translation is MDIFETRESEVRSYCRSWPAVFERAQGSTVYTEDGAEYLDFFSGAGALNYGHNNPALLEPLLEYLRSGAIVHSLDMKTPAKRKFLQTFEDVILKPRNLDYKVMFPGPTGTNTVEAALKLARKITGRQHILSFTNAFHGMTLGSLSVTGNSMKRKGAGIPLTNSSKIPYDDYFDGETADFLWLERVLEDSGSGVDKPAGIIVETVQGEGGLNAARAAWLRGLSELCKKHDILLIVDDVQAGCGRTGTFFSFEGAGITPDIVCLSKSISGFGLPMALTLFRPELDAWTPGEHNGTFRGHNPAFVTAAAALETYWADGKFQQQVGARIVQLHEGLERIASSVEGAAVRGRGLLAGVVFPDPDTAGKIAAAAFDRGLLVETSGPESEVVKVMPALTISADELDRGLDILIEATNAVAGTRELAGAL
- the ectA gene encoding diaminobutyrate acetyltransferase, with the protein product MAKDSQVLDLNSSYSYLLWCRDFADTSILATVDDQPAGFITGYLRPDEPGTLMVWQVAVDESFRGRRLAGSMLDRLARQTGARRVETTITGDNQASIRLFTGFAARRSADLEREPLFTRDQYPDTHDTEFLFRIGPLN
- a CDS encoding nuclease PIN, encoding MAALFRDGVTTLSECLGAPAGQYEQLAEDLHRKDARISELHFAMLSLVRTSFITPLPREDLCQISRCLVEGFERLDCAAELMALNQVKRLSGRASEQLEVIGRMSDLTASAMGRLSSLSDLDEYCMDMLQLARRAERTHRKWISEDLRNLKPATYVTHRDVADELIHATRELRRISTHVAQILVKES
- a CDS encoding inorganic phosphate transporter, with the translated sequence MELLLLGVVIAVSGCFAFINGFHDVSNSIATAVRTRSLLPRVAVVLAAFFNFLGVLMSGTIALLISTQWFSIPEGSAGLGILMAGLLAACGWGIFTWWRRMPSSSTHALFGGLWGADFAATFLGRPNVTASHDFLAGQLFLPLLLSPVLAFGIAYLAVYPAVWISRYDTPVESNRTNRTAQAVLAGAFSLGHGLQDGQRTVAVVVLALGAAGLAGNSAEIPMWVQLFAGTLLATGTLFGGWRIVQTLGYRLVRIDPLRGAIAQGVSSIMLFVGALGLHMPLSSTHTVASGILGAGSNQRFAAVRWRVALRVLLVWALTAFASALLGAVLFLALDPLL
- the pstB gene encoding phosphate ABC transporter ATP-binding protein PstB, encoding MSKRIDVNDLNVYYGNFLAVEGVNINIEAKSVTAFIGPSGCGKSTFLRTLNRMHEVLPGARVEGEVLLDGEDLYGPGVDPVAVRSQIGMVFQRPNPFPTMSIRDNVLAGVKLNNKRISKSDADALVEKSLSGANLWNEVKDRLDKPGSGLSGGQQQRLCIARAIAVAPQVILMDEPCSALDPISTLAIEDLIEELKTEYTVVIVTHNMQQAARVSDKTAFFNIAGTGKPGKLIEYNDTTAIFNNPAQKSTEDYVSGRFG